The following proteins are encoded in a genomic region of Maledivibacter sp.:
- a CDS encoding 4Fe-4S binding protein, whose protein sequence is MGHLINAKEEIYHALAERLSKAPEGVKINEDFMAILHHLYTESEALVGSKFPLVPMTLNKISTFTGIDEDELKIILDEMSNKGLILDIPRKGEFYYMLVPMVVGFFEYTFMRTGDQIKLKELSELFERYFDSDGGFEAIAGIDTKVMRNLVYENVIPVAVETEVLDYEKASEIIRQSGGGSISLCSCRHQASHLGKACDAPQETCISLGGAAEWIVRKGLGKPATVEELLKVLEETQKLGLVHLCDNVMNRPTYICSCCGCCCHILKGIKEQKVFAVHSSNFIPSLELESCVGCGICSKRCQIDAITMSEQGNGIEVPIVNNEVCIGCGVCASFCPTGSLTMSRRPVLYVPPKNIKEKLKRMAMEKG, encoded by the coding sequence ATGGGACATTTAATAAATGCTAAAGAAGAGATTTACCATGCACTGGCTGAACGACTTAGCAAGGCACCAGAAGGAGTCAAGATTAACGAAGACTTCATGGCAATTCTTCATCATCTTTATACAGAAAGCGAAGCCCTAGTTGGAAGTAAATTTCCTTTAGTACCTATGACTTTAAACAAGATTTCAACTTTCACTGGAATTGATGAAGATGAGTTGAAAATAATCCTAGATGAAATGTCTAATAAAGGATTGATTTTGGATATTCCTCGCAAAGGTGAATTCTATTATATGTTGGTTCCAATGGTAGTAGGTTTTTTTGAGTATACCTTCATGAGAACTGGGGATCAGATCAAATTGAAAGAATTATCGGAATTGTTCGAACGTTACTTCGATAGTGATGGAGGGTTTGAGGCAATAGCCGGAATTGATACTAAAGTAATGCGGAACCTAGTCTATGAAAATGTTATTCCTGTGGCAGTGGAAACAGAAGTTTTAGACTATGAGAAAGCTTCGGAAATTATCCGTCAATCTGGCGGTGGGTCAATTTCACTTTGTTCCTGCCGCCATCAAGCATCTCATCTTGGCAAAGCCTGCGATGCACCTCAGGAAACTTGTATATCACTTGGTGGAGCAGCTGAGTGGATTGTACGCAAAGGTCTGGGTAAACCTGCAACAGTGGAAGAACTACTGAAAGTTTTGGAAGAAACACAGAAACTGGGACTAGTTCACCTTTGTGATAATGTGATGAATAGACCAACCTATATTTGTAGTTGCTGTGGTTGTTGTTGCCATATTCTTAAGGGTATTAAGGAACAAAAAGTTTTTGCTGTTCACTCCAGTAACTTCATACCATCTCTAGAATTGGAGAGTTGCGTCGGCTGCGGTATTTGCTCCAAGAGATGTCAAATTGATGCAATCACGATGAGTGAACAAGGGAATGGAATAGAAGTACCAATTGTGAATAATGAAGTTTGTATTGGTTGCGGTGTGTGTGCTTCCTTCTGTCCGACTGGTTCGTTGACTATGTCCCGCCGACCTGTTTTGTACGTTCCTCCAAAGAACATCAAGGAGAAGTTGAAGAGAATGGCTATGGAGAAGGGATAA
- a CDS encoding PAS domain S-box protein, with product MIYSDVSCIVENTLKKLIESRVDEMLKIDFFALITMTKYRKILIDGEINYSSVDHDIVIKLLQEKSDNLYKLEDGTTYKFFQNDKSIDIVVIPVRAQHNYKVFSIFCVVDESYTERDMALMKFLTKVTYENVLLDNEVVKERNYFENIFNSTEVAVMCWDLDGTINLANKATLDILGITPNDLIGQKYTILLTEEEKEVVANRIRSVVENNKICNAKNLLFTKYIYGEKYVDLSYCPINDNKNQVVGIMLIARDITKLKIYERQLEELKQFAVLGELATGVAHNIRNPLMSIRGCAKILEKKLSYEEKYNEFIKPIIDEVDRVDEKIKQMLSYSFITKEDIYSLLDINEVLEKCFNVVS from the coding sequence ATGATTTATTCAGATGTTAGTTGTATTGTAGAAAATACTTTGAAAAAACTTATAGAATCAAGAGTCGATGAAATGCTAAAAATTGATTTTTTTGCTCTTATTACCATGACTAAATATAGAAAAATTCTAATTGATGGAGAAATAAATTATTCAAGTGTTGACCATGATATAGTAATAAAATTATTACAAGAAAAAAGTGATAATTTATATAAACTAGAAGATGGAACCACATATAAATTTTTCCAAAATGATAAGAGTATAGATATAGTTGTTATTCCTGTACGAGCCCAACATAATTATAAAGTATTTTCTATATTCTGTGTCGTAGATGAAAGTTATACAGAAAGAGATATGGCTTTAATGAAATTTCTTACAAAGGTAACCTATGAAAATGTGTTGCTAGATAATGAAGTTGTTAAAGAAAGAAATTATTTCGAAAATATTTTCAACAGTACAGAGGTAGCTGTTATGTGCTGGGATCTTGATGGAACAATTAATTTAGCGAATAAAGCTACATTAGATATTTTGGGAATTACTCCAAATGACTTAATAGGACAAAAATATACTATATTGTTAACAGAAGAAGAAAAAGAGGTTGTAGCAAATAGAATACGATCTGTCGTAGAAAATAATAAAATATGTAATGCTAAAAATCTATTATTTACAAAATATATATATGGAGAAAAATATGTTGATTTATCGTATTGTCCTATAAATGATAACAAAAACCAAGTTGTAGGTATTATGTTAATTGCTAGGGATATTACAAAATTAAAAATTTACGAAAGACAATTAGAGGAGCTTAAACAATTTGCTGTTTTAGGGGAATTAGCTACAGGTGTTGCACATAATATTAGAAATCCTTTAATGAGTATCAGAGGCTGTGCTAAGATTTTGGAAAAAAAATTATCATATGAGGAAAAATACAATGAGTTTATTAAACCAATTATAGATGAAGTAGATAGAGTTGATGAAAAAATAAAACAAATGCTATCCTATTCCTTCATCACAAAGGAAGATATATATTCCCTATTAGATATAAATGAAGTATTAGAAAAATGTTTTAATGTTGTAAGTT